In Cinclus cinclus unplaced genomic scaffold, bCinCin1.1 SCAFFOLD_153, whole genome shotgun sequence, one genomic interval encodes:
- the LOC134057478 gene encoding olfactory receptor 14J1-like encodes MSNSSSIRHFLLLALADTRQLQLLHFCLFLGISLAALLANGLIISAVACGHHLHTPMFFFLLNLALTDLGSICTTVPKAMHNSLWHTNNISYSACAAQLFSLMLFLAAEYFLLTIMCYDRYVSICKPLHYGTLLGSRACAHMAAAAWASAFLNALLHTANTFSLPLCQGNALGQFFCEIPQILKLSCSHSYLRELGLIALSVCLGLGCFVFIVFSYVQIFRAVLRIPSEQGRHKAFSTCLPHLAVVSLFLSTGVFAYLKPPSISSPSLDLALSVLYSVVPPALNPLIYSLRNQELKAALRKLMSRYFQKH; translated from the coding sequence atgtccaacagcagctccatcaggcacttcctcctgctggcattggcagacacgcggcagctgcagctcctgcacttctgcctcttcctgggcatctccctggctgccctcctggccaacggcctcatcatcagtgccgtagcctgcggccaccacctgcacacccccatgttcttcttcctgctcaacctggccctcactgacctgggctccatctgcaccactgtccccaaagccatgcacaattccctctggcacaccaacaacatctcctactctgcatgtgctgctcagctgttttcTCTTATGCTATTTCTTGCAGCCGAGTATttcctcctgaccatcatgtgctacgaccgctacgtgtccatctgcaaacccctgcactacgggaccctcctgggcagcagagcttgtgcccacatggcagcagctgcctgggccagtgcctttctcaatgctctgctgcacacagccaatacattttccctgcccctgtgccagggcaatgccctgggccagttcttctgtgaaatcccccagatcctcaaactctcctgctcacactcctacctcagggaacttgggctcatTGCTCTTAGTGTCTGTTTAGGACttggctgttttgtgttcattgttttctcctatgtgcagatcttcagggctgtgctgaggatcccctctgagcagggaaggcacaaagccttttccacctgcctccctcacctggccgtggtctctctgttcctcagcactggggtttttgcctacctgaagcccccctccatctcctccccatccctggatctggccctgtcagttctgtactcggtggtgcctccagccctgaaccccctcatctacagcctgaggaaccaggagctaAAGGCTGCATTGAGAAAATTGATGAGTCGGTATTTTCAGAAGCATTAA